The Oscillospiraceae bacterium genomic interval AATTCCGGACAAGCCAAATAGTAGAAACCAGAGATATGTCAGGGAGTAGTGTTTCAAATGTTATGAAAAACACGAATGTATAAAGTGGACTAATTATCAGTTGCTGCTTCATGAGATGGAAGAAGCAGATGGATTATGTCATGGGAACTGGATTGACATCCAATACCTTCGGGAGCATATGAATAATCATAATGAAAATGGGAGACCCATGTGCTTGCAGATGCAGGTGCATGGGTCTTTTGAACGTGAATTGTACCTTATTATCTTGTAAATATGAGTGTTGTCATCAAAAGAGAGAATCGCAAGAATGTGCGAAAGTATATTGAAAACAAGAAGATAATCTCTGTAGAAGAACTCGCTGACTGCATCGAAAAAACCGTGTCCGTAGACGTGCCTAACGTGGTGCTGGAAACCCGTCTGACTGCTGACGGGCGGCTGGCGTTGCATGTGCTCAACGCCGATAACCACCGAAATCTGCCAGAAGTGGAAGTGACCTTCGAGGACGAAAAACTGGCTACCTGCACCAAATGGGAGGTATTTACACCGGATGACACGCAGGTTTCCGTTGCGCTGGAGGGCAACAAGGCTGTGGTGAAAATTCAAAACTATCAAACGCTGGTAAGCGTTCTATTTTCCTGACGTAATCGGCGCTGCTGCAGATACAAAAAACTGCGACAGCGCCGGTTTTCGATTTACCGTGATTCGTGAATCCTTATCATGCATTGCTGATATTTCGTGTATTCTTTCGAGAGGATGAAATTCCGGCCGAATTGCTCCTGTTCTGGGCGGAGTAGGTCCTATGACTATAACAATGTTGCTAAAAAATACACTTACAGCGGCAAAAAAACATCTTCTTATAAAAAATAATTAATTTTTTTCTCTATTTCTTCATTTTAGTATTGACAATTCATAATTTTTGTAATATAATATACTATGTTAATCAATATAATTATCTCTTTGCAAAGAGCGGAGGGAGGGGAATAAGAATGGCAGAAATCAGAGTAAAAGAAAATGAGACTCTTGATAGCGCACTTCGTCGTTTTAAGCGTCAGTGCGTGAAGTCCGGTGTTTTGACTGAGCTTCGTAAGAGAGAGCATTATGAAAAACCCAGCGTAAAGCGCAAAAAGAAGTCCGAAGCTGCAAGAAAACGTAAGTTTAAGTAATTTTGGATTCAATTAAACAAACGGCAGACTAACATCTGTCGTTTGTTTTTTTAGTATGACGGGCATATCAGTGCTCTGCGGTGAAAGTCCGCTGGGAGGTAGTTACCGACCAACCCGAAAGCGACTCCCAAGGTTTGCATCGTGAGGTGCAGGCGAGAAGAAGGGATAGCGAAATCGTAGCCTGACGGACAGAAACTCGGTACGAAGGCGTAATAGGCGGATAAGTTGACTAAAAGCAACGAAGTCCAAAAGGTAAACGTAACCCTATTGCGTAAACCGAGCAGGTAGACGAGGAAAGAGTATTGGTTTATCCCGTGAGGTCTTGCCGACGGAGAAATCCGTAGTAACAACGAACGGCAAGAAGTCAGCAGAAGCCATAGTACCAAGAAAAAACTTGGGAAGGGCTGAACAATTCAAAGCGTCAATTTGAAATGTATGTTCCAAGCAACAACCCCGACTATGTGTGAAACCAAAACGTATTTGAGGAGAAGCACAAATAACATAGGGAGTGGAAAAAAAACTTTGCTTGGAAGCGGAAAGGAGAAAAGACGGAATATGTCGGAAATGCTTGAAAAGATACTTAGTAACGAGAACGTTGAAAAAGCCTACAAAAGAGTTTATGCAAACAAAGGTGCAGGCGGAGTAGACGGAGTTACAACCAAAGAACTCGAAGAATATATGCGAGTAAATTGGAGAAGTATTAAGGAACAAATCCGAGCGAGAACTTACAAACCGCAACCCGTGCTTAGAGTAGAGATACCAAAGCCAAACGGCGGTGTAAGAAAGCTCGGTATCCCCACGGTAATTGACAGAGTAATAGAGCAAGCAATAACACAAATATTAACACCCATATTCGACCCGATGTTCAGCGATAACAGTTATGGATTTCGCCCGAACAAAAGATGTGAGCAAGCAATAACTAAACTGCTTGAATACTTCAATGACGGATACTTATGGATAGTGGATATTGACCTTGAGAAATTCTTTGACAATGTACCGCAAGACAAGTTGATGAGTTTTGTTGGAAGAGTAATACACGACGGAGATACGGAAAGCTTAATACGGAAATATCTCAAAGCGGGTGTTATGAACCAAGGCAAATACGAGTCAACAGAGATAGGAACACCGCAAGGCGGAAACTTATCTCCCTTACTCAGCAACATAATGCTGAATGAGCTTGACAAAGAGCTGGAAAGCCGCAGACTCAGATTTACAAGATACGCAGATGATGTGGTAATTGTATTAAAAAGCAAAGCGGCAGCGACAAGAGTAATGTATTCCATAACCGATTGGATAGAAAGAAAGCTTGGACTAAAGGTTAATGCTACCAAAACAAAGGTAACACCGCCAAGCAAGCTCAAATATCTTGGATTTGGTTTTTGGAAAGACAAAGAGGAATGGAAAGCAAGACCTCATAATGACTCTGTGCAGAGACTCAAAAGAAAGCTCAAAGCACTATGCAAAAGAAGCCTCGGCATTGACCTTAC includes:
- the ltrA gene encoding group II intron reverse transcriptase/maturase; its protein translation is MSEMLEKILSNENVEKAYKRVYANKGAGGVDGVTTKELEEYMRVNWRSIKEQIRARTYKPQPVLRVEIPKPNGGVRKLGIPTVIDRVIEQAITQILTPIFDPMFSDNSYGFRPNKRCEQAITKLLEYFNDGYLWIVDIDLEKFFDNVPQDKLMSFVGRVIHDGDTESLIRKYLKAGVMNQGKYESTEIGTPQGGNLSPLLSNIMLNELDKELESRRLRFTRYADDVVIVLKSKAAATRVMYSITDWIERKLGLKVNATKTKVTPPSKLKYLGFGFWKDKEEWKARPHNDSVQRLKRKLKALCKRSLGIDLTYRIKKINEVTRGWINYFRKGSMKTKLQGIDEHLRTQIRVIIWKQWKLPSKREWGLMKLGVPKWIARKVANWGDHYQFVATKSVLARAVSKEKLTKRGLVSLSDYYLKVARI
- a CDS encoding 30S ribosomal protein S21, giving the protein MAEIRVKENETLDSALRRFKRQCVKSGVLTELRKREHYEKPSVKRKKKSEAARKRKFK